The following is a genomic window from Spirochaeta cellobiosiphila DSM 17781.
GGGCTAATACTTATCCTTCTGGATCTACGAATGGCAATGTTCTGTTAGGGGGAGACTCTAATGTCTATCTCTATGGAGATTCAGAATATGATTTGGATATTGGCAAAGAAGACTTTGATATCATCCTTAATCTAAGAACCTCCATGGAAGGACAATCAGTACTTCTTGATAAGATGGACGGTTCCTCAGGGTATAAAATATCCTTAAATAATGGGATTCCCACTCTAACCCTTGCCAGTCGTGGTAATGAGATAAGTTACACTCCAGAATTTGTTACAACCTTACTGAATGATGGGGCATATCATGAATTGTCCTATAATTATCTGCGCAAGGATTCAGAAGGACTTTGCCTTTATATTGATGGTGAATTAGTAGAAAGCTTTGATGGATCTGATTTTTATCGAAAAAGCTTATCCTCTGATTCCGTCATTCATATTGGTACGGATGTGGAACATACTCTATATTATTCTGGTTATGCAGAAGATTTGGTTATCATTACTTATTGATGAGTTTACAGTTCTTCAATAACCATTATAAGAATTATTTGGATCCGTTGTGAATTTAGTAGCGGATCCTAAAGACTTAAGGACTAGTAGATTTGTTTTCCTGAATTCTATGGCAAAGCACTTTTATAGGATTACATATCAGTAAAAAATACTAATAGTGTCTTGAAACACTATATATAGTGTGATATCTCTATTGTCCGGGGGAATTACAATGTATATAGTAAAACGTGATGGTTCTAAACAGGAATATTTCCAAGTAAAAATTGGGGATGCGCTCACTAAAGCCTTTCATAGTGCGGATTTAGAGCCATCTTCGAGTCAATTGAAACAGTTGTTAACAGATATTGAAACATCATTATTTCAAGACCAGAAATCAAAACAACTTATCACAGTTGAACAGATACAGGATATGGTAGAACAAAAGCTAATGGCAGAAGGCTTTTATCAAGTAGCCAAAAACTACATACTATACCGGGATCAACATAATAAGAGACGAGAAGATCGGAATGCTCTTATGATGTTGATCCCTGAGTGTCCCAATGGAAATGATCCTTTATTGACTTTGTTATTAGATATTCAAAATACCTATTCAGAGGACGTTTATCACCTGGGTCATCTATTACATAAGTATCAGGCCTTTTATAAGCCTGATCTTAACCGTGATAAAGCCCTTGAATTATTGGTAAGAGCTGCATTAGAGTTGACTGTTCAGGAAGCTCCCCAATGGGAATACATTGCTTCTCATTTGGCTTACTTAAGATTTCAGGAAAATCTGCAACCTTATCTAAAAGAACAAAATATAGCAAACTTTTATGACAAAATAGCATGGTTAACAGATAAAGGTCTCTATGGGGATTACATCCTTCAGAATTATACTAGGGAAGATGTTGAGTATTTTAGCCAAGTAATGGTTGAAGAGCGCAATCGTCTTTTGACCTATAGTTCTTTGGATATCTTATTAAAACGATACTTGATCATTGATTGGCAGGGAAGGGTAATAGAAACTCCCCAAGAGCTTTTCATGGGAATTGCTATGCATCTTTGTATGAATGAGCAACAGGATAGACGGGAATGGGTTATTAAAACATATGATATTTTGAGTAAGCTTCAAGTGACCATGGCAACACCTACTTTATCTAATGCTCGTAAACCTTTTCATCAGTTATCTTCCTGTTTTATCGATACTGTACCTGATTCTCTTGATGGGATATACCGTAGTATCAATAGTTTTGCTCAAGTCTCGAAATTCGGTGGAGGTATGGGGCTCTACTTTGGCAAGGTTCGAGCCGTAGGTTCTCCCATAAGAGGTTTTAAAGGGGCTGCAGGTGGTGTCCTTCGTTGGATAAAACTGGCTAACGATACAGCCGTAGCTGTAGACCAATTGGGCGTACGCCAAGGTGCTGTTGCTGTTTATTTGGATCTTTGGCATAAGGATATTCCTGAATTTCTCCAATTAAGAACTAATAATGGGGATGATAGAATGAAAGCTCATGATGTTTTCCCTGCTCTCTGTGTTCCTGATTACTTTTGGGAACAGGTTAATAAAGGGTTAGAGGGAGAATGGCAGCTTATGTGTCCCCATGAAATCCAGCAGTCTAAAGGTTATCATTTGGAAGATTTCTGGGGAGAGGAATGGACAAAGCGTTATAAGGAATGTCTGGAAGACGATACTATCGATAAAAGAAGTATTCCCATCAAAGATCTGGTCCGAATGATTATCAAATCTGCAGTTGAAACGGGAACTCCTTTTATTTTTAACAGGGATCATGTAAACCGAATGAATCCTAATCCTCATAAGGGAATGATCTATTGTTCCAATTTATGTACAGAAATTGCTCAGAATATGAGTGCTGTTCAGTCTCAGTCTCTCACATACACAGAAGAAGGTGATACAGTTGTCATTGAAAAGACATTACCAGGTGATTTTGTGGTGTGTAATTTGGCTTCTCTCGTATTAGGCAATATTGATACCAATAAGTCAGGTGAACTGGAAGAGATTGTCAATAGGATTGTTCGGGTTCTTGATAATGTCATTGATCTTAACTTTTATCCCGTAACCTATGCCCAAATCACGAATAAGCGTTATCGGTCCATAGGCTTAGGGGTTAATGGATATCATCATGGGTTGGCTAAAAACAAAATATCCTGGGAAAGCAAAGACCACCTGGAATGGGCAGATCAAATATTTGAACGTATTAATTATGCCGCGATCCAGGCTAGTAGTGATCTGGCTAAAGAAAAAGGAAGTTACGCCTATTTTGATGGTTCTGATTGGGCAAAGGGAGATTACTTCGACAAACGACGATATAACAGTCCTAGCTGGGTAAAGCTTCAGGAAAAAGTAGCTCAACAAGGAATGCGTAATGCCTATTTATTGGCTGTAGCCCCTACTAGTTCTACTTCCATAGTAGCTGGTACAACAGCAGGTATAGATCCCATAATGAATAAATACTACCTGGAAGAGAAGAAGGGGATGACTGTTCCACGAGTGGCTCCTGACTTAAATCCTTCTACCTTCTGGCTATATAAAAATGCTCATAATATTGACCAGGACTGGTCTATTAAGGCTGCTGGTATTCGTCAGCGGCATATTGACCAATCCCAGTCCCTTAATATGTATATCACCACAGATTTTAGTTTGCGTCAGGTTCTTAACCTGTATTTAGAAGCATGGAAGCAGGGCATTAAGACAATCTATTATATACGTTCCAAATCACTGGAAGTGGATGATTGCGACAGTTGTTCCGCATAAATACTAAAAAGGAGAAGAGATATGTCAGAAATATTACAAAGAAAACCCTTATTCAATGATAAAGGTGATTCCGAAATCGGTAAGAGACGAATCATAGGGGGGAATACAACGAATTTAAATGATTTTAACAATCTAAAATATTCATGGGTTTCCCAATGGTATCGTCATAGTATGAATAACTTTTGGATTCCAGAAGAAATAAATTTGCAGAACGATGTGAAAGAATATAGACAACTCAGTGTTGATGAGAAAACTGCTTACGATAAAATTCTCTCCTTTCTTGTTTTTCTGGATAGCATACAAACGGCCAATCTGCCAGCTTTAGGTGAGTTCATCACA
Proteins encoded in this region:
- a CDS encoding ribonucleoside-diphosphate reductase subunit alpha → MYIVKRDGSKQEYFQVKIGDALTKAFHSADLEPSSSQLKQLLTDIETSLFQDQKSKQLITVEQIQDMVEQKLMAEGFYQVAKNYILYRDQHNKRREDRNALMMLIPECPNGNDPLLTLLLDIQNTYSEDVYHLGHLLHKYQAFYKPDLNRDKALELLVRAALELTVQEAPQWEYIASHLAYLRFQENLQPYLKEQNIANFYDKIAWLTDKGLYGDYILQNYTREDVEYFSQVMVEERNRLLTYSSLDILLKRYLIIDWQGRVIETPQELFMGIAMHLCMNEQQDRREWVIKTYDILSKLQVTMATPTLSNARKPFHQLSSCFIDTVPDSLDGIYRSINSFAQVSKFGGGMGLYFGKVRAVGSPIRGFKGAAGGVLRWIKLANDTAVAVDQLGVRQGAVAVYLDLWHKDIPEFLQLRTNNGDDRMKAHDVFPALCVPDYFWEQVNKGLEGEWQLMCPHEIQQSKGYHLEDFWGEEWTKRYKECLEDDTIDKRSIPIKDLVRMIIKSAVETGTPFIFNRDHVNRMNPNPHKGMIYCSNLCTEIAQNMSAVQSQSLTYTEEGDTVVIEKTLPGDFVVCNLASLVLGNIDTNKSGELEEIVNRIVRVLDNVIDLNFYPVTYAQITNKRYRSIGLGVNGYHHGLAKNKISWESKDHLEWADQIFERINYAAIQASSDLAKEKGSYAYFDGSDWAKGDYFDKRRYNSPSWVKLQEKVAQQGMRNAYLLAVAPTSSTSIVAGTTAGIDPIMNKYYLEEKKGMTVPRVAPDLNPSTFWLYKNAHNIDQDWSIKAAGIRQRHIDQSQSLNMYITTDFSLRQVLNLYLEAWKQGIKTIYYIRSKSLEVDDCDSCSA